One window of the Ammospiza caudacuta isolate bAmmCau1 chromosome 9, bAmmCau1.pri, whole genome shotgun sequence genome contains the following:
- the LRRC18 gene encoding leucine-rich repeat-containing protein 18 → MPKGKGKGPQGKRISLKAAKNSMRVLFNGRRRLELSKMGIAVFPKVLLQLADVEEIDLSRNMLRKIPNIIEKFQNLIWLDLHSNQIDELPPEIGTLRNLTFLNLCNNKLTTKGLPEELTHLKNLRTLNLGLNCLESIPTTLGALKELIELGLFDNSLTIIPKSVKKLPKIERMNVKRNPLPEFAEEEEPIDTIKRLESLYLVEKKDLCESCLLTCQGERDELHKLENMTPVPPEKPNFTSLTTPNSTAIDNQEEWRIKEDNPSNTPKEDNPSNSPRNSTELEAP, encoded by the coding sequence ATGcccaagggaaaaggaaaaggtccACAAGGGAAAAGGATCTCCTTGAAAGCGGCCAAAAATTCAATGCGAGTACTTTTTAATGGAAGGCGCCGACTTGAGCTGAGCAAAATGGGCATTGCTGTCTTCCCCAAGGTCCTTCTGCAGCTGGCTGATGTGGAGGAAATTGATTTGAGCAGAAACATGTTAAGAAAGATTCCAAACATCATTGAGAAGTTCCAGAATCTGATATGGCTGGACCTGCACAGTAACCAGATTGATGAGCTGCCCCCAGAGATAGGCACGCTTCGCAACCTTACTTTCCTGAATTTATGCAACAACAAGCTGACCACAAAAGGTCTGCCAGAAGAGCTGACCCATCTCAAGAACCTGCGTACTCTCAACCTTGGCTTAAACTGTCTTGAGAGTATTCCCACCACTCTTGGGGCCCTGAAGGAACTTATTGAGCTAGGTCTTTTTGACAACTCCTTGACCATCATCCCGAAGAGTGTGAAAAAGCTCCCCAAGATTGAGAGAATGAACGTAAAAAGGAACCCTTTACCAGAATttgcagaggaagaggagccGATTGACACCATTAAACGTTTAGAATCACTTTACTTAGTAGAAAAGAAAGACCTGTGTGAGTCCTGCCTGCTGACCTGCCAGGGTGAGAGGGACGAGCTGCACAAGTTAGAGAACATGACCCCCGTCCCCCCAGAGAAGCCCAATTTCACTTCACTCACCACACCCAATTCTACTGCAATAGATAACCAAGAAGAATGGAGAATAAAAGAAGACAATCCTTCAAATACACCAAAAGAAgacaatccttcaaattcacCAAGGAACTCTACAGAACTTGAAGCTCCATGA